The following coding sequences are from one Hyphomicrobiales bacterium window:
- a CDS encoding NADH-quinone oxidoreductase subunit G: MSDTRKIIVDGTEVEVPEHYTLLQACEEAGAEVPRFCYHERLSVAGNCRMCLVELKGAPKPIASCAWGVRDCRPGPEGQLPEVSTRSPKVKKAREGVMEFLLINHPLDCPICDQGGECDLQDQAMAYGVDKNRFEENKRAVEDKNIGPLVKTIMTRCIHCTRCVRFTTEVAGVSDLGATGRGEDMEITTYLEAAMASELQGNVIDLCPVGALTSKPYAFKARPWELTKVDSVDVMDAVGSAIRVDVKGREVMRIMPRLNESINEEWISDKTRFIWDGLRSQRLDRPYIRDGGKLRPASWGEAFAVIADKASKSKPEKIGALAGDLAGIEEMFALKGLIEALGSANMDCRTDGTALDPTHGRASYLFNSTIDGIEDADAILLIGTNPRHEAPILNARIRKRWRAAPTMIGLIGEAVDLTYDYTHIGDSVEALAKLADHAPAKAERPMMIIGQGALSGPNGADVLALAAKVAKKIGVIKDGWNGFNVLHTAAGRVGGLDIGFVPGEGGKDAGAIAGGEIDLLFNLGADELEIADGAFTVYIGTHGDRGAHGADVILPGAAYTEKSATYVNTEGRPQQTQRGAFPPGEAKEDWAIIRALSEKLGKTLPYNTLEQLRAALYAEHPHLAELEQTAEADASVLADLAKKAPKSAGKAKFARAFDDFYLTNPIARASKVMAECSATLNRPDMAVAAE, from the coding sequence ATGAGCGATACGCGCAAAATCATCGTTGACGGAACTGAGGTGGAAGTGCCCGAGCACTACACGCTGCTGCAGGCGTGCGAGGAAGCTGGCGCTGAGGTTCCCCGCTTTTGCTACCATGAGCGTCTGTCGGTCGCCGGTAACTGCCGTATGTGCCTGGTTGAACTAAAGGGCGCTCCAAAACCCATCGCGTCCTGTGCCTGGGGCGTGCGCGATTGCCGCCCGGGACCTGAGGGTCAACTGCCGGAAGTCTCTACCCGTTCGCCGAAGGTGAAAAAAGCCCGCGAAGGGGTGATGGAGTTTCTGCTCATCAACCACCCGCTGGATTGCCCGATCTGCGACCAAGGTGGCGAGTGCGACTTGCAAGATCAGGCCATGGCCTATGGCGTCGACAAGAACCGCTTTGAAGAGAACAAGCGCGCCGTCGAAGACAAGAACATCGGCCCGCTGGTGAAAACCATCATGACGCGGTGCATCCACTGCACGCGTTGTGTTCGCTTCACGACCGAGGTTGCCGGTGTATCCGATCTTGGCGCGACCGGTCGCGGCGAAGACATGGAGATCACCACCTACCTGGAAGCGGCGATGGCCTCAGAACTCCAAGGCAATGTGATCGATCTTTGCCCCGTCGGCGCGCTGACCTCTAAACCCTATGCCTTCAAAGCGCGTCCTTGGGAGCTGACCAAGGTGGACAGTGTCGACGTGATGGACGCTGTTGGGTCGGCCATCCGTGTGGACGTGAAGGGCCGCGAAGTGATGCGGATCATGCCGCGGCTGAACGAGTCCATCAACGAAGAGTGGATTTCCGACAAAACCCGCTTCATCTGGGACGGACTGCGCTCGCAGCGCCTTGACCGGCCCTACATCCGCGATGGCGGCAAGCTGCGCCCGGCCAGCTGGGGCGAAGCCTTTGCTGTGATTGCCGACAAGGCCTCGAAGTCCAAGCCAGAAAAAATCGGCGCGCTCGCCGGTGATTTGGCTGGTATCGAAGAGATGTTCGCGCTGAAAGGCCTGATCGAAGCGCTTGGTTCGGCCAACATGGACTGCCGCACCGATGGTACCGCGCTTGATCCTACCCATGGCCGGGCAAGCTACCTGTTCAATTCCACCATTGACGGCATTGAAGACGCTGACGCGATTTTGCTGATCGGCACCAACCCACGCCACGAAGCGCCGATCCTCAACGCGCGTATTCGCAAGCGCTGGCGCGCCGCCCCAACCATGATCGGTCTCATCGGTGAGGCCGTCGATCTGACCTACGATTACACCCATATTGGCGACAGTGTCGAAGCGCTGGCCAAACTGGCCGATCACGCGCCCGCCAAGGCCGAACGTCCGATGATGATAATTGGCCAGGGTGCACTGTCCGGCCCCAATGGGGCAGATGTTCTCGCGCTCGCGGCGAAGGTCGCCAAGAAAATCGGTGTCATCAAGGACGGTTGGAACGGCTTCAATGTGCTTCATACGGCAGCTGGCCGTGTTGGCGGATTGGATATCGGCTTTGTTCCAGGTGAGGGTGGCAAGGACGCTGGCGCAATTGCCGGCGGCGAGATAGATCTGCTTTTCAATCTCGGCGCCGACGAACTTGAAATCGCTGACGGGGCTTTCACCGTCTATATCGGGACCCATGGCGATCGTGGCGCCCATGGCGCGGACGTTATTCTGCCCGGCGCAGCTTACACAGAGAAATCAGCGACCTATGTGAACACCGAGGGCCGCCCGCAGCAGACGCAGCGCGGCGCCTTCCCACCGGGCGAAGCCAAGGAAGACTGGGCGATAATCCGCGCGCTGTCGGAAAAACTTGGCAAAACGCTGCCCTACAACACGTTGGAGCAGTTGCGCGCCGCGCTTTACGCCGAGCATCCGCATCTGGCTGAACTAGAGCAGACCGCCGAGGCCGATGCGTCGGTGCTCGCGGATCTTGCGAAAAAGGCCCCCAAGAGCGCGGGCAAGGCGAAGTTTGCCCGTGCCTTTGACGATTTCTACCTGACCAACCCGATTGCCCGCGCCTCCAAGGTGATGGCCGAGTGCTCGGCGACATTGAACCGGCCCGATATGGCCGTGGCGGCGGAGTAA
- the nuoK gene encoding NADH-quinone oxidoreductase subunit NuoK, whose product MSIGLGHYLTVGAILFTLGVFGIFINRKNVIIILMSVELILLAVNLNLVAFSFYLNDLAGQIFALFILTVAAAEAAIGLAILVVFFRNRGSIAVEDINMMKG is encoded by the coding sequence ATGTCCATCGGACTTGGCCACTATCTCACGGTCGGGGCGATCCTATTCACGCTTGGTGTGTTCGGGATCTTCATCAACCGCAAGAACGTCATCATCATCCTGATGTCGGTGGAGTTGATCCTGCTCGCGGTAAATCTCAATCTCGTGGCGTTCTCCTTCTATCTGAATGATCTGGCGGGTCAGATTTTCGCGCTCTTTATCCTGACCGTCGCCGCCGCCGAGGCGGCCATCGGCCTTGCCATTCTCGTTGTCTTCTTCCGCAACCGCGGGTCCATCGCGGTCGAAGACATCAACATGATGAAGGGTTGA
- the nuoE gene encoding NADH-quinone oxidoreductase subunit NuoE, producing the protein MAVRRLHEEQPESFAFTPDNENWAKEQIGKYPEGRQASAVIPLLWRAQEQHEGWLPEPAIRAVAEMLEMPYIRVLEVATFYTMFQLQPVGKKAHIQVCGTTPCMLRGANDLKDVCRRKIAENQFELSEDGNFSWEEMECLGACVNAPMLQIFKDTYEDLTPEKLEQLIDDIAAGKPITPGPQNGRHFSVPEGGLTTLVDFDGGPEGGVPQPQVVNGATETIDSVAGFALNGGGDKPAAAKKAQPKAPAKSAKATSKAAASKAAMPQAKAEKAAKPKPTGSASEAAARSQPEDASDGAAKKPKMLKKARAAGADDLKQIKGIGKVLEDKLNGLGVFHFDQIAAWTIEEVNWVNDHLSFKGRIQREEWIPQAKTLAEESKA; encoded by the coding sequence ATGGCTGTTCGCCGCCTCCACGAAGAACAACCCGAAAGCTTTGCTTTCACGCCCGACAATGAGAATTGGGCCAAAGAGCAAATCGGCAAGTACCCGGAAGGCCGCCAGGCTTCGGCGGTGATCCCGCTGCTATGGCGTGCGCAGGAGCAGCATGAGGGCTGGCTGCCGGAACCGGCGATCCGTGCCGTCGCTGAAATGCTGGAGATGCCCTATATCCGCGTGCTCGAAGTTGCGACCTTCTACACCATGTTTCAGCTGCAACCGGTGGGCAAAAAGGCCCACATTCAAGTCTGCGGCACGACACCCTGCATGCTGCGCGGGGCCAATGATCTGAAGGATGTGTGCCGCCGCAAGATCGCTGAAAACCAGTTTGAGTTGTCGGAAGACGGCAACTTCTCTTGGGAGGAGATGGAGTGTTTGGGCGCCTGCGTGAACGCGCCGATGCTGCAGATCTTCAAGGACACCTATGAGGATCTGACACCAGAAAAGCTGGAGCAGCTGATCGACGATATTGCGGCGGGCAAACCGATCACGCCCGGGCCGCAAAACGGACGCCATTTCTCGGTGCCGGAAGGTGGATTGACGACGCTGGTTGATTTCGACGGTGGGCCCGAAGGCGGCGTTCCGCAGCCGCAGGTGGTCAATGGCGCGACGGAAACCATTGATTCGGTTGCAGGTTTCGCGCTGAACGGCGGTGGCGACAAACCAGCAGCGGCGAAAAAGGCGCAGCCGAAAGCGCCCGCAAAGTCCGCCAAAGCAACTTCAAAAGCGGCAGCCTCCAAGGCCGCGATGCCGCAAGCCAAGGCGGAAAAAGCCGCCAAGCCGAAACCGACAGGCTCGGCAAGCGAAGCCGCAGCGCGATCGCAACCGGAAGATGCCAGCGACGGCGCGGCCAAAAAGCCGAAAATGCTGAAAAAGGCGCGTGCCGCCGGCGCCGATGATCTGAAACAGATCAAGGGTATCGGCAAAGTCTTGGAAGACAAACTCAACGGGCTCGGCGTCTTCCATTTCGACCAGATCGCCGCCTGGACAATCGAAGAAGTGAACTGGGTGAACGACCACCTGTCCTTTAAGGGGCGCATCCAGCGCGAAGAGTGGATTCCGCAGGCTAAAACGCTTGCTGAGGAGAGCAAAGCATGA
- a CDS encoding NADH-quinone oxidoreductase subunit J yields MVLTSFFFYLFAAITVASAFLVIASRQPVHSVLFLILAFFNSAGLFMLVGAEFLALLLVVVYVGAVAVLFLFVVMMLDVDFAELRQGFLQYLPIGALVAVILVLELILVLGASVFDAEVALDTGMPMPPLEEISNIEAIGLVLYTDYVYFFQAAGLVLLVAMVGAIVLTLRHREGVKRQDINVQNARTPEAAIEVVKVKSGQGL; encoded by the coding sequence ATGGTTCTGACCAGCTTCTTTTTCTATCTGTTTGCCGCCATCACAGTTGCATCAGCTTTTCTGGTCATCGCCTCGCGCCAGCCGGTGCATTCGGTGCTGTTTCTGATCCTGGCCTTCTTCAATTCCGCTGGGCTTTTCATGCTGGTTGGCGCCGAGTTCCTCGCGCTGCTTTTGGTCGTGGTTTATGTCGGCGCGGTGGCCGTACTCTTCCTCTTCGTCGTGATGATGCTCGACGTCGATTTTGCCGAGCTGCGCCAGGGCTTCCTGCAATATCTGCCCATCGGCGCGCTGGTCGCGGTGATCTTGGTGTTGGAGTTGATCCTAGTGCTCGGCGCCTCGGTGTTCGATGCTGAGGTTGCGCTCGACACGGGCATGCCGATGCCGCCTCTGGAAGAGATTTCCAACATCGAGGCGATCGGCCTCGTGCTCTACACCGATTATGTCTATTTCTTCCAAGCCGCTGGCCTGGTGCTGTTGGTCGCGATGGTGGGGGCCATCGTGCTCACGCTGCGCCACCGCGAAGGCGTCAAGCGGCAGGATATCAATGTTCAAAACGCACGCACGCCTGAGGCCGCCATTGAGGTGGTCAAGGTGAAGTCGGGCCAAGGTCTTTAA
- the nuoI gene encoding NADH-quinone oxidoreductase subunit NuoI, translating into MQLDQAAKSLLLKEFVGAFALSMKYFFKPKATLNYPFEKGYVSPRFRGEHALRRYPNGEERCIACKLCEAICPAQAITIEAGPRRNDGTRRTTRYDIDMVKCIYCGLCQEACPVDAIVEGPNFEFATETREELYYNKEKLLENGERWERDIAKSLEMDADYR; encoded by the coding sequence ATGCAGCTCGATCAAGCCGCCAAATCGCTCCTTCTCAAGGAGTTTGTGGGCGCCTTTGCCTTGTCGATGAAGTATTTCTTCAAACCCAAGGCGACGCTGAATTACCCGTTTGAAAAAGGCTATGTCAGCCCGCGTTTTCGCGGCGAACATGCGCTGCGCCGCTACCCCAATGGCGAAGAGCGTTGCATCGCGTGCAAGCTGTGCGAAGCTATCTGCCCAGCGCAGGCGATCACCATCGAAGCTGGACCGCGCCGCAACGATGGTACGCGGCGCACAACCCGCTACGACATCGACATGGTCAAATGCATCTATTGCGGCCTCTGCCAAGAAGCCTGCCCGGTGGATGCGATCGTTGAGGGTCCGAACTTCGAGTTCGCCACCGAGACGCGTGAAGAGCTCTACTACAACAAGGAAAAGCTGCTGGAGAACGGCGAGCGCTGGGAGCGTGACATCGCCAAATCGCTGGAGATGGACGCCGACTACCGCTAG
- a CDS encoding NADH-ubiquinone dehydrogenase, producing the protein MFDAWMNLWTKGPETMVNGWTAMNDAVPSVTDGDMPMWLTSMSTPVMAPAMVGAVVANTAAATWAGLVMSAPLAGAAAFSALTGDSAARSAKPKTKTVAKVTVKTAAKAAANSATPKVATPKTSSPKPAAKGSAKPASTKPAEAKQAAPKVDDRPSGLDAPKGGKADDLKQISGVGPKLESVLNDLGIYHFDQIAVWTKKEIAWVDDYLRFKGRIDRDGWIGQAKALAKEAA; encoded by the coding sequence ATGTTCGATGCTTGGATGAATTTGTGGACCAAAGGTCCTGAAACGATGGTCAATGGCTGGACGGCGATGAATGACGCCGTGCCAAGCGTCACCGATGGCGACATGCCCATGTGGCTGACGTCCATGTCGACGCCTGTGATGGCGCCAGCCATGGTTGGTGCAGTTGTTGCCAATACGGCGGCTGCAACATGGGCTGGCCTGGTGATGAGTGCGCCGCTTGCTGGCGCTGCTGCCTTTTCCGCGCTCACCGGCGATAGCGCTGCGCGTTCGGCCAAGCCGAAAACCAAGACCGTTGCCAAGGTTACTGTTAAAACGGCAGCCAAGGCGGCCGCGAATTCTGCGACACCGAAGGTTGCGACGCCCAAAACGTCCTCACCAAAACCAGCTGCCAAAGGTTCAGCAAAACCTGCTTCGACCAAGCCGGCCGAGGCCAAGCAAGCTGCGCCTAAGGTGGATGATCGTCCATCGGGTCTTGATGCGCCCAAAGGCGGCAAGGCCGATGATCTGAAGCAGATCTCCGGCGTCGGCCCGAAGCTGGAAAGCGTGCTCAACGACCTTGGTATTTACCATTTCGATCAGATCGCAGTCTGGACGAAAAAAGAAATCGCCTGGGTCGACGATTATCTTCGCTTCAAAGGCCGCATCGACCGCGATGGCTGGATCGGTCAGGCCAAAGCGCTTGCCAAGGAAGCAGCGTAA
- a CDS encoding DUF3291 domain-containing protein, with protein sequence MQLAELNIAEWKIDPQSDAAQPFMRAIDTVNAVADRSPGFVWRLKDEAGNAIRLDHPWSGQDVIVNMSVWEDAHALENYVWNTVHRAIYRRKDDWFAHMRMAHFVMWWVDPGHLPTLDEAKARLDHLHEYGNTDTAFGWDHLPHVKLWQSQQCG encoded by the coding sequence ATGCAACTGGCTGAGCTAAACATTGCCGAATGGAAGATTGATCCGCAAAGCGACGCGGCGCAGCCTTTCATGCGCGCGATCGACACCGTGAATGCGGTTGCCGACCGCTCGCCGGGCTTTGTGTGGCGGCTGAAAGACGAGGCGGGTAACGCCATCCGCCTCGACCATCCTTGGTCGGGCCAGGATGTCATTGTGAACATGAGCGTCTGGGAAGATGCGCATGCGCTTGAGAATTATGTGTGGAACACGGTGCACCGCGCGATCTATCGCCGCAAGGACGACTGGTTTGCGCACATGCGCATGGCCCATTTCGTGATGTGGTGGGTTGATCCGGGCCATCTGCCGACCTTGGACGAGGCGAAGGCACGGCTTGACCACCTGCACGAATACGGCAACACCGACACAGCTTTTGGCTGGGATCACTTGCCTCATGTCAAACTCTGGCAAAGCCAGCAGTGCGGCTGA
- the nuoL gene encoding NADH-quinone oxidoreductase subunit L, with protein MLSAVVFLPLIGFLIAGLFGKLLGHRPVEIITTSLVGIAAVLSWIIFIQTGFGDVHGHERVQVLHWISSGDFTVDWAFRLDTLTAVMLVVVNSVSALVHLYSIGYMSHDEHRARFFAYLSLFTFAMLMLVTADNLLQMFFGWEGVGVASYLLIGFWYKKASANSAAMKAFIVNRVGDFGYLLGIFGVFVLFGSAEFDVIFETAGDYADTTFNFLGMEVHALTTICLLLFMGAMGKSAQFLLHTWLPDAMEGPTPVSALIHAATMVTAGVFLVARMSPIFEYAPSALAFVTFIGGTTAIFAATVGLVQNDIKRVIAYSTCSQLGYMFVALGVGAYSVGIFHLFTHAFFKALLFLGAGSVIHAVSNEQDMRRMGGLWKHIPFTYAMMIIGTIALTGFPYTAGYFSKDAVIEAAFAAGDGIARYAFWMTVLAAMLTSFYSWRLIFLTFHGTPRASADVMSHVHESPYVMTVPLALLAVGALFSGIVFEHSFAYEDGFAHFFRESIFMLPTNEILHDLHYVPQWVIRSPLVMMILGFLLAYWMYIRSPHLPGQLAARHDILYRFLLNKWYFDELYDMIFVRPAQWLGRLFWKGGDGKVIDGVGPDGIAARVVDVTNRVVKLQTGFVYHYAFAMLIGVAALITYFVFASGV; from the coding sequence ATGCTGTCGGCAGTCGTCTTTCTACCTCTCATCGGTTTCCTGATCGCCGGGCTTTTCGGCAAGCTTCTTGGCCACCGCCCGGTGGAGATCATCACGACCAGCCTGGTCGGCATCGCAGCCGTCCTGTCTTGGATCATCTTTATCCAAACTGGCTTCGGTGATGTGCATGGCCATGAGCGCGTGCAGGTGCTGCACTGGATTTCATCGGGTGATTTCACCGTCGATTGGGCCTTCCGCCTCGACACGCTGACCGCGGTCATGCTGGTCGTTGTGAACTCGGTATCAGCGCTCGTTCACCTCTACTCGATTGGCTATATGAGCCATGACGAGCACCGGGCGCGTTTCTTCGCCTATCTCTCGCTCTTCACCTTCGCCATGCTGATGCTGGTGACCGCCGACAATCTGCTTCAGATGTTCTTCGGCTGGGAAGGCGTGGGTGTCGCGTCCTACTTGCTCATCGGCTTCTGGTACAAAAAGGCCTCGGCCAATTCGGCGGCGATGAAGGCGTTCATCGTCAACCGTGTCGGCGATTTCGGCTATCTGCTCGGCATCTTCGGCGTGTTCGTGCTGTTCGGCTCGGCCGAGTTTGACGTGATCTTCGAAACAGCCGGCGACTATGCTGACACCACGTTCAACTTCCTAGGCATGGAAGTGCATGCGCTGACCACGATCTGTCTGCTGCTTTTTATGGGCGCGATGGGCAAATCGGCCCAGTTCCTACTGCACACCTGGCTTCCGGACGCGATGGAAGGCCCGACACCTGTTTCCGCGCTTATCCACGCCGCGACCATGGTCACCGCCGGTGTTTTCCTGGTCGCGCGTATGTCGCCAATCTTCGAATATGCCCCGAGCGCGCTAGCTTTTGTTACCTTCATCGGCGGCACGACGGCAATTTTCGCCGCAACTGTCGGCCTGGTGCAGAACGACATCAAACGGGTGATCGCCTACTCAACCTGCTCGCAGCTTGGCTACATGTTCGTCGCTCTGGGTGTCGGGGCGTATTCGGTCGGCATCTTCCACCTGTTCACCCACGCCTTCTTTAAGGCGCTGCTCTTCCTTGGCGCTGGCTCGGTGATCCACGCGGTTTCCAACGAACAAGACATGCGGCGCATGGGTGGGCTCTGGAAGCACATCCCGTTCACCTATGCGATGATGATCATCGGCACGATCGCGCTGACCGGCTTCCCTTACACTGCCGGATACTTCTCCAAAGATGCGGTGATCGAGGCCGCCTTCGCCGCAGGCGACGGCATTGCCCGCTACGCGTTCTGGATGACCGTACTCGCAGCAATGCTCACCAGCTTCTATTCCTGGCGCCTTATCTTCCTGACCTTCCATGGCACGCCACGCGCGTCCGCCGATGTGATGAGCCATGTCCATGAGAGCCCTTATGTGATGACGGTGCCGCTGGCGCTGTTGGCCGTTGGCGCGCTGTTCTCTGGTATCGTGTTCGAGCATTCCTTCGCCTACGAGGATGGGTTTGCACACTTCTTCCGCGAGAGCATCTTCATGCTCCCGACCAATGAGATCCTGCACGATCTGCACTATGTGCCGCAGTGGGTGATCCGCTCGCCGTTGGTGATGATGATCCTTGGCTTCCTGCTGGCCTACTGGATGTATATCCGCAGCCCGCATCTGCCGGGACAGCTCGCCGCGCGGCACGACATTCTCTACCGGTTCCTGCTCAACAAATGGTACTTTGACGAACTCTACGACATGATCTTCGTGCGCCCTGCGCAGTGGCTCGGCCGCCTGTTCTGGAAGGGTGGCGACGGCAAGGTCATTGATGGCGTTGGCCCCGACGGCATCGCCGCGCGCGTCGTGGATGTCACCAACCGGGTCGTCAAGCTGCAAACCGGCTTCGTCTACCACTACGCCTTTGCCATGCTGATCGGTGTGGCGGCGCTCATCACCTATTTTGTCTTTGCGTCAGGCGTCTAA
- the nuoH gene encoding NADH-quinone oxidoreductase subunit NuoH produces MEAFWSTYAWPFIIMLAQSLLLLVILLITIAYVLYADRKIWAAVQLRRGPNVVGPWGLLQSFADLLKFVLKEPVIPSGADKPVFLLAPLVTVSLALLAWAVIPVAEGWVIADINVGILYILAISSLGVYGVIMAGWASNSKYPFLGALRSAAQMVSYEVSIGFVIITVLLVVGSLNLSEIVLAQNTGIGTSIGLPPSFLDWHWLPLFPMFIVFFISALAETNRPPFDLPEAESELVAGFMVEYGSTPYMMFMLGEYVAIAMMCALTTILFLGGWLPIIDIPPLSWVPGIVWFSLKAFGVFFMFSMVKAFVPRYRYDQLMRLGWKVFLPLSLAMVVLVAAFLQFTGTAP; encoded by the coding sequence ATGGAAGCCTTCTGGTCCACCTATGCCTGGCCGTTCATCATCATGCTCGCGCAGAGCCTGTTGCTGCTGGTGATCCTCCTGATCACCATCGCCTATGTGCTTTATGCCGACCGCAAGATCTGGGCGGCGGTTCAACTGCGCCGCGGGCCGAACGTGGTAGGACCCTGGGGTCTGCTGCAATCCTTTGCCGACCTTCTGAAATTCGTGCTCAAAGAGCCGGTGATCCCATCGGGCGCCGACAAACCGGTGTTCCTGCTTGCGCCGCTCGTCACCGTGTCGCTGGCGCTGCTGGCTTGGGCCGTTATTCCGGTCGCAGAAGGTTGGGTGATTGCCGACATCAATGTCGGCATTCTCTACATCCTCGCGATCTCCTCGCTCGGCGTCTACGGCGTCATCATGGCTGGCTGGGCGTCGAACTCGAAATATCCGTTCCTCGGCGCTCTGCGCTCGGCCGCACAGATGGTGTCCTATGAGGTCTCTATTGGTTTCGTGATCATCACCGTGCTTCTGGTGGTCGGCTCGCTCAACCTGTCGGAAATCGTGCTCGCACAAAACACCGGTATCGGCACGTCGATTGGTCTGCCGCCATCGTTCTTAGATTGGCACTGGCTGCCGCTCTTCCCGATGTTCATCGTGTTCTTCATCTCAGCGCTTGCTGAGACGAACCGTCCGCCTTTCGATCTGCCAGAGGCCGAATCGGAACTGGTTGCCGGTTTCATGGTGGAATATGGCTCCACGCCCTACATGATGTTCATGCTGGGCGAATATGTCGCCATCGCCATGATGTGCGCGCTCACAACCATCCTGTTCCTGGGTGGCTGGTTGCCGATCATCGACATTCCACCGCTTTCCTGGGTGCCGGGCATTGTCTGGTTCTCACTCAAGGCTTTCGGTGTTTTCTTCATGTTTTCCATGGTGAAGGCCTTCGTGCCGCGCTATCGCTACGACCAACTGATGCGTCTTGGCTGGAAGGTGTTCCTGCCGCTTTCGCTGGCAATGGTTGTGCTCGTGGCGGCTTTCCTTCAGTTCACCGGCACTGCGCCCTAA
- the nuoF gene encoding NADH-quinone oxidoreductase subunit NuoF, protein MLEDKDRIFTNIYGFHDWGLEGAMKRGHWDGTKSIIEKGRDWIIDEMKASGLRGRGGAGFPTGLKWSFMPKESDGRPAYLVINADESEPGTCKDREIMRHDPHTLIEGCLIAGFAMNAHACYIYIRGEYIRERERLQAAIDQAYEAKLIGKNNKNGWDYDIYVHHGAGAYICGEETALLESLEGKKGQPRLKPPFPANVGLYGCPTTVNNVESIAVAPTILRRGGAWFAGFGRPNNTGTKLFCVSGHVNQPATFEEAMSISFKELIDKHCGGIRGGWDNLLAVIPGGSSVPCVPAEEIINTPMDFDALRELKSGLGTAAVIVMDKSTDIIRAIARISYFYKHESCGQCTPCREGTGWMWRVLERMAKGEAHKREIDMLLDVTYQVEGHTICALGDAAAWPVQGLIRHFRHEIEDRIDSYTYNSKPGETLVAAE, encoded by the coding sequence ATGCTCGAAGACAAAGATCGCATCTTCACCAACATCTACGGCTTTCACGACTGGGGTCTGGAAGGCGCGATGAAGCGTGGCCATTGGGATGGCACCAAGAGCATCATTGAAAAGGGCCGCGACTGGATCATCGATGAGATGAAAGCCTCCGGTCTGCGTGGTCGTGGCGGCGCTGGTTTCCCGACCGGCCTCAAATGGTCGTTCATGCCGAAGGAATCGGATGGTCGTCCGGCCTACCTCGTCATCAATGCTGATGAGTCCGAGCCCGGCACCTGTAAAGACCGCGAAATCATGCGCCATGATCCGCATACGCTGATCGAAGGCTGCCTGATCGCCGGTTTCGCGATGAATGCGCACGCCTGCTACATCTACATTCGCGGCGAGTACATCCGCGAGCGCGAGCGTCTGCAGGCCGCTATCGATCAGGCCTATGAGGCCAAGCTGATCGGCAAGAACAACAAAAATGGCTGGGACTACGACATCTACGTTCACCACGGGGCAGGGGCCTATATCTGTGGTGAGGAGACGGCGCTTTTGGAATCGCTGGAAGGCAAGAAGGGCCAGCCGCGCCTGAAACCGCCGTTCCCGGCCAATGTCGGCCTTTATGGCTGCCCGACGACCGTTAACAATGTGGAATCGATCGCTGTCGCGCCAACGATCCTGCGCCGCGGCGGCGCCTGGTTTGCAGGCTTTGGCCGTCCCAACAACACTGGCACCAAGCTCTTCTGCGTATCGGGCCATGTGAACCAGCCGGCGACCTTCGAAGAAGCCATGTCGATCTCCTTCAAGGAACTGATCGACAAGCATTGCGGCGGCATTCGCGGCGGGTGGGACAATCTGCTGGCGGTCATTCCCGGCGGGTCGTCTGTGCCCTGCGTACCGGCCGAAGAGATTATCAACACGCCGATGGATTTTGACGCCTTGCGTGAACTGAAATCGGGCCTCGGCACGGCTGCGGTGATCGTGATGGACAAATCCACCGATATCATCCGCGCCATTGCCCGCATTTCCTACTTCTACAAGCATGAAAGCTGCGGCCAGTGCACGCCGTGCCGCGAAGGCACCGGCTGGATGTGGCGCGTGCTGGAGCGCATGGCAAAAGGTGAGGCGCACAAGCGCGAAATCGATATGCTTCTTGATGTGACCTATCAGGTTGAAGGTCACACCATTTGTGCGCTCGGCGATGCGGCAGCATGGCCGGTGCAAGGGCTGATCCGCCACTTCCGACACGAGATCGAAGATCGGATCGACAGCTACACGTACAATTCTAAACCAGGGGAAACGCTCGTTGCTGCTGAGTAA